From a region of the Kaistia sp. 32K genome:
- a CDS encoding NUDIX hydrolase, translating into MSSTFEKYQEHLAGVDLLGDPIDDLVKGHVKGYTKKNGTYVRPHARVGDAVAPDPIHHPRAGEDGKQVLIKQPHHASQPSTWHHPDAVATFVPGGDVPPSINGVPLRAWRDHPQTNDGWDFVDGQMDDLDEPPFHLPPGKKASSGVVIQEPDGRVWVIHPTNAFGGYEASLPKGTAEPDLSLQANSIKEVFEETGLKVEITGFLGDFSRTTSVARMYTGRRVGGSPHLMGWEAQAVSLCPASKLYDLLNVWSDHAIAEALGAGKPPSQ; encoded by the coding sequence ATGAGTAGTACGTTTGAGAAGTATCAGGAGCACCTGGCCGGAGTCGACCTGCTCGGCGACCCCATTGACGACCTGGTGAAGGGACACGTGAAGGGCTACACCAAGAAGAACGGCACCTATGTCAGGCCGCATGCCAGGGTGGGCGATGCGGTGGCGCCAGACCCAATCCATCACCCTCGCGCAGGCGAGGATGGCAAGCAGGTGCTGATCAAGCAGCCGCACCACGCATCGCAGCCGAGCACCTGGCACCACCCTGATGCGGTGGCGACGTTCGTGCCTGGCGGCGACGTGCCGCCGTCGATCAACGGCGTGCCGCTGCGCGCCTGGCGTGATCACCCGCAGACGAATGACGGCTGGGATTTCGTCGACGGCCAGATGGACGACCTCGACGAGCCGCCTTTCCATCTGCCGCCGGGGAAGAAGGCATCCAGCGGCGTGGTCATTCAAGAGCCGGACGGGAGGGTATGGGTTATACACCCAACCAATGCTTTTGGCGGGTATGAGGCCTCGCTACCTAAAGGCACTGCCGAACCTGACCTGTCGCTGCAAGCGAACAGCATCAAAGAGGTGTTTGAGGAAACAGGGTTGAAGGTCGAGATCACCGGCTTTCTCGGGGACTTTTCCCGAACGACCTCTGTCGCTCGAATGTACACTGGTCGCCGAGTTGGCGGCTCACCGCATCTCATGGGCTGGGAGGCGCAGGCGGTATCGTTGTGCCCCGCCAGCAAGCTGTACGATTTACTGAACGTCTGGTCAGACCATGCGATTGCGGAAGCTCTTGGCGCTGGAAAGCCGCCTTCTCAGTAA
- a CDS encoding adenylosuccinate synthase: MSLLIPMSHADLCAIAVKWLKRANSAGGPGCHVAVSECRSGWTGEVPDAIGFRAAGFEDGSTVVECKTSRADFLADRKKAHRSSGGCGNWRYFMAPDGLISPDELPPGWGLLTVNSRGHVKAIAGPAAHYRGRNDVLREQVEQFRHVADRDREQFILAKLLERVGDAEEMNRRIKHVYAEQSRLIDRVNSQVKEMNELRDENYRLKRELSARPPIQ; encoded by the coding sequence ATGAGCCTCCTGATCCCGATGTCGCACGCTGACCTGTGCGCCATTGCCGTGAAGTGGCTGAAGCGGGCGAACTCGGCCGGCGGCCCTGGCTGTCACGTGGCGGTGAGCGAGTGCCGGTCTGGCTGGACTGGAGAGGTGCCGGATGCGATCGGGTTCCGCGCGGCCGGGTTCGAGGACGGATCGACCGTTGTCGAGTGCAAGACCAGCCGGGCCGACTTCCTTGCTGATCGCAAGAAGGCGCACCGCTCCAGCGGCGGCTGCGGCAACTGGCGCTATTTCATGGCGCCGGATGGCTTGATCAGCCCTGACGAGCTGCCGCCTGGCTGGGGCCTGCTGACGGTGAACAGCCGTGGGCATGTCAAAGCTATCGCTGGGCCTGCCGCTCACTACCGCGGCCGCAATGACGTGCTGCGCGAGCAGGTCGAGCAGTTCCGCCACGTCGCCGACCGCGACCGCGAGCAGTTCATCCTGGCCAAGCTGCTGGAGCGCGTAGGCGATGCGGAAGAGATGAACCGCAGGATCAAGCATGTCTACGCCGAGCAGAGCAGGCTGATCGACCGTGTGAACAGCCAGGTCAAGGAGATGAACGAGTTGCGCGACGAGAACTACCGCCTGAAGCGAGAGCTGTCCGCCAGGCCGCCCATCCAGTAA
- a CDS encoding DNA cytosine methyltransferase, which translates to MLTYGSVCSGIEAASVAWHPLGWRPEWFAEIEKFPSAVLAHQWPDIPNMGDMTKIAAMVRAEAVAAPDVLVGGTPCQAFSVAGARAGLADPRGQLTLAYVDLANAIDSTRALRGKQPAVIVWENVPGVLSSKDNAFGCFLAGLAGEDCELQPPGGRWSDAGCVFGPQRTIAWRVCDAQYFGVAQRRRRVFVVASARDGFDPTAVLFEREGVRRDTPPSRSAGQDVTAGTLRSTDGGSDVDHARANHLVTGTLMANGKAAGSATQQDAEQGMLVVHGTQDPCTSTHTAFTLGRNNGAENVLAFSCKDYGADAGPLSPTLRAMGHGESHANAGGQVAVVIGCDGTVDGPVPPLMARSSRGGAQTLSPGHQTDGHMIATCVTGDITHTLKAEGFDASEDGTGRGQPIIAAFAENSRAELRYEAGDGSITGALKTGGGKAGQSYPVAQVGMAVRRLTPRECERLQAFPDDYTLIPYGRPVRMEKLEQDWIKYLLRGGVMTLDQACQAAADGPRYKALGNSMCVYNMRWIGRRISSYLTVGSGTLS; encoded by the coding sequence ATGCTTACCTACGGAAGTGTTTGCAGCGGTATCGAAGCCGCTAGCGTGGCCTGGCATCCGCTTGGCTGGCGGCCTGAGTGGTTCGCCGAGATTGAAAAATTCCCATCAGCTGTGCTGGCGCATCAATGGCCTGACATCCCGAACATGGGCGACATGACCAAGATCGCTGCAATGGTTCGTGCTGAGGCGGTAGCCGCACCTGACGTACTGGTCGGCGGTACTCCCTGCCAAGCCTTCTCTGTCGCCGGCGCCCGCGCCGGTCTCGCTGATCCACGCGGTCAGCTCACCCTAGCCTACGTGGATCTTGCCAATGCAATCGACTCAACTCGCGCTCTTCGAGGAAAGCAACCCGCCGTCATCGTCTGGGAAAATGTCCCTGGCGTACTCAGCTCAAAAGATAATGCCTTCGGATGCTTTCTGGCTGGACTTGCCGGTGAAGACTGCGAACTGCAACCACCAGGGGGTAGATGGTCGGACGCTGGTTGTGTGTTTGGCCCCCAAAGAACAATCGCGTGGCGGGTCTGCGATGCCCAATATTTCGGCGTGGCCCAACGACGCCGTCGTGTGTTCGTTGTCGCAAGTGCTCGAGATGGGTTCGATCCCACAGCGGTACTTTTTGAGCGCGAAGGCGTGCGCCGGGATACTCCGCCGAGCCGAAGCGCGGGGCAAGACGTTACCGCCGGCACTCTTAGAAGCACTGATGGCGGTAGCGACGTCGACCACGCGAGAGCAAACCATCTAGTCACCGGCACGCTGATGGCCAATGGAAAGGCGGCGGGAAGTGCCACACAACAAGATGCCGAACAGGGCATGCTCGTTGTCCATGGCACACAAGACCCCTGCACCAGCACTCACACCGCCTTCACTCTCGGTCGCAACAACGGCGCCGAGAACGTCCTGGCCTTCAGCTGCAAGGATTACGGCGCTGATGCTGGCCCGTTGAGTCCCACGCTACGCGCCATGGGTCACGGCGAAAGCCACGCGAATGCTGGCGGACAGGTTGCTGTTGTAATTGGTTGCGACGGTACCGTAGATGGCCCGGTTCCACCGCTGATGGCAAGGTCAAGTCGTGGTGGTGCTCAAACGCTGTCACCAGGGCATCAGACCGACGGACACATGATAGCTACTTGCGTCACTGGCGACATCACCCACACCCTTAAAGCCGAAGGATTTGACGCCAGCGAGGATGGCACAGGTCGCGGCCAGCCGATCATCGCTGCATTCGCCGAGAACAGTCGCGCTGAACTGCGGTACGAGGCTGGCGATGGCAGTATCACTGGCGCACTGAAGACTGGAGGCGGCAAGGCTGGCCAGTCCTACCCTGTCGCCCAGGTCGGCATGGCCGTCCGCCGGCTCACACCGCGCGAGTGCGAGCGCCTGCAGGCATTCCCTGATGACTACACCCTAATACCCTACGGTCGCCCGGTGCGCATGGAAAAGCTGGAGCAGGACTGGATCAAGTACCTGCTGCGAGGCGGTGTGATGACCCTGGATCAGGCTTGCCAGGCGGCGGCCGATGGCCCGCGCTATAAGGCACTGGGAAACAGCATGTGCGTCTACAACATGCGGTGGATTGGTCGGCGCATTAGCAGCTATTTGACTGTGGGTTCTGGCACGTTGTCGTGA
- a CDS encoding DUF2493 domain-containing protein, producing the protein MKLLVCGGRDFMDRNIVFEVLDGVHAKRRIEVIIHGCARGADRLAGQWAKARGVLCAEVEAHWAAHGKGAGPRRNRAMLSLGPDGVVAFPGGDGTLNMIRIAEEAGIKVWLPCGMPEYKPTAPAGR; encoded by the coding sequence ATGAAGCTGCTCGTCTGTGGCGGGCGCGACTTCATGGATCGCAACATCGTCTTCGAGGTGCTTGACGGGGTGCATGCCAAGCGGCGCATCGAGGTCATCATCCATGGTTGCGCGCGAGGAGCTGATCGCCTGGCCGGCCAATGGGCAAAAGCACGCGGCGTTCTTTGTGCTGAGGTCGAGGCGCATTGGGCAGCTCATGGCAAAGGCGCCGGGCCTCGCCGCAACCGCGCAATGCTGAGCCTTGGCCCGGATGGCGTGGTAGCCTTCCCGGGCGGTGATGGCACGCTCAACATGATCCGCATCGCCGAGGAAGCCGGCATCAAGGTCTGGCTTCCTTGCGGGATGCCTGAATACAAACCAACCGCGCCCGCCGGGCGCTAG